In Magnetococcales bacterium, a genomic segment contains:
- a CDS encoding D-alanyl-D-alanine carboxypeptidase, with the protein MLPSSRSAGIIKFLLVLLVSVWALDPYTVNAADGSGRAAQRFAQKSKKNKSKKYGKRQKAKRAKHARAGVDSSAGYADLVMDAKTGRVLHATNHDETRHPASLTKMMTLYLTFDALKSGQANLNQQLPVSQNASNQQPSRLGLRPGQEIRLEDALLGLVTKSANDATVVLAEAIGGSEEGFVRLMNNKARELGMSKTTFRNPSGLHDPEQVTTARDMAKLGYALVYHHPQFYPYFSREAFTYAGVRHNNHNHLMSRYEGMDGIKTGYIRASGFNLVGSTVRGSNRLIVVVFGGRSAVSRDNRMAELMDQAFARLRNENTQQRMVSTAESSSNGMGRGITEFVSVPVKAPAIAVPRHVEIRASGNS; encoded by the coding sequence ATGTTGCCATCAAGTCGCAGTGCCGGGATCATTAAGTTTCTCTTGGTTCTCTTGGTATCGGTTTGGGCGCTTGATCCGTACACCGTCAATGCGGCAGATGGATCTGGCCGTGCTGCCCAAAGGTTTGCCCAAAAATCCAAAAAGAACAAATCGAAAAAATACGGCAAGCGCCAGAAGGCAAAACGGGCCAAACATGCCCGCGCCGGCGTGGACAGTTCAGCGGGCTATGCGGATCTGGTCATGGATGCCAAGACCGGTCGGGTGTTGCATGCCACCAACCATGATGAAACGCGCCATCCCGCATCGTTGACCAAAATGATGACGCTTTACCTGACCTTCGATGCCCTGAAGAGCGGACAGGCCAACCTCAACCAGCAGTTGCCCGTCTCCCAGAATGCCAGCAATCAACAACCCTCTCGACTGGGCTTGCGGCCGGGGCAGGAAATTCGCCTGGAGGATGCCTTGTTGGGTCTGGTGACCAAATCGGCCAACGATGCGACCGTTGTTCTGGCCGAGGCCATCGGTGGCAGCGAGGAGGGGTTTGTGCGCCTGATGAACAACAAGGCGCGTGAGCTGGGAATGAGCAAAACCACGTTCCGCAACCCCTCCGGTCTGCATGATCCCGAACAGGTGACGACCGCCCGGGACATGGCAAAACTCGGTTACGCCCTGGTCTATCACCATCCGCAATTCTATCCCTATTTCAGCCGGGAAGCGTTCACCTATGCCGGAGTGCGCCACAACAATCACAATCACCTGATGAGCCGCTACGAAGGGATGGATGGCATCAAGACCGGGTATATCCGTGCCTCTGGGTTCAACCTGGTCGGCTCCACGGTCCGCGGTTCGAACCGGTTGATCGTGGTGGTTTTTGGGGGCCGCTCTGCCGTGTCGCGGGACAACAGGATGGCGGAGTTGATGGACCAGGCCTTTGCCCGGTTGCGGAATGAGAATACACAACAGCGCATGGTTTCGACGGCTGAAAGCTCTTCGAATGGCATGGGTCGCGGTATCACCGAGTTTGTCTCGGTGCCGGTCAAGGCTCCCGCCATCGCCGTTCCCCGGCATGTTGAAATCAGGGCAAGTGGCAACTCCTGA